The window CTTCACATTTCGCCAGCGTTGCTGCCAGCAGATCCAGCGTGAACGGCTTGACCAGATAATCCACCACGCCAGCCTGAAGCAGTGCGCGGTACAAGCCGACATCCTGCTCTTTGCCCGTCGCAATCACCTGGCTGGTGGGACCACAGACGCTCAGCAGCTCTTCCAGTGCCGGAAGCGGCCAGTGCGCGCCTTCCAGATCCACCAGTAAAATACGTGGCGGAACATTCAGCTCACACCATTGACGAGCAGCTGCAATACCGCCGGACATCACCGGTACATCCGGCTGTTTCAGGCGAGTGAAAAGATCGCTGATATCGGCCACATCGCGTACGTCATTGGCGAACGCCACCAGCGGCAACGCCAGTTCTTCACCATCGTTAGGGGTAATTTCACTCATGGAATGTCACGCCCTTAATCTTCTTCAAAGTTAATGTCGATGAGCTCTTTCACTTCACCTTTGTGATAGCGTTCGATGCTATTCACCGCCGCTACGCCATCCGCATCATCCAGCGCTTTCGCCTGAATCAGATCGCGTGGTTCAGCGATCATCATCGCCAGATTGTTTTGTGTGGCGCAGCCAAGAGAACCAATGGCTTCATAAGGCTTCACCATCAACTGGTTGGGATCATTAATCGTGCAGCGGGTGGTTTTGACCACCAGCGCCTCGGAGATCACTTCCAGATCGCCGTTCTGACCACTCGCCGTAGAACGGCGCATCTGTTTCACATTCTGTGGATTAGCGCCGGCATTTTTCAGCACGGTCGCCAGTCGCCCAGCCATCTGCTCACCGCTCGCACTGTGCGGAATCAGCGTGATCGTTTGTGCCGATAACCGCCCCTGATCCTTCAACATGATATTGAGCTGCTTTAACGACTCAGGGAGGAAACCCCGCCCGTTCGGCGCAGCCAGTAACGGCACGGACACCGATGACGGCTGGACGGCAATGGGTTGCAGAGCAGGTTGGTCAAAACGCTGCATACGTACATCGTTAATCGGTTTATTCCATCCGCAGCCTGCCAGCAGAAAAACGGCGGTCAGCACCGCTGCACGCAAGGGCAGAGGACGAAACGGAGGGTGATTGCTATTGATCGTTTTCATGTGTTGTTTCCCCTCGCGAACTCAGTAGAGATAGCCGATAGATGCAGAACGTGGCATGGACGAATCCAGCATTTTTACGCCTTGCCCCGGCGTCTGAAGATCGCCTGCATTAACCGGCTCAACCACATAAGCGGTCGCGATAATCACCAATTCCGTTTCTTCCTGACTGGTGGCTTCGCTTTCAAACAGGCGGCCAAACATCGGGACGCTACTCAGCCCCGGCACGCCGTTGATTGTCTGGCTGCCGGCGCTACGCAACATCCCCGCCAGTGCAAAGCTCTGTCCGCTGGCCAGCTCTACCGTGGTATCCGCACGACGTACCGTTAAGGCCGGAATACGCGATCCGCCTTCCAGCTGTACGGAACCGACGTCCGTGAGTTCACTGACTTCCGGTGCAATGTGCAGGCTGATGCGGTTAGCAGACAGCAGCGTTGGCGTCATGCGCAGAATCACGCCGTAGGATTTGTAATCGATGCTGACGCTGTTGTTGGTGATCAAAACGATAGGTACTTCACCACCCGCAGCAAACGCGGCGGTTTCCCCTGACATCGCTGTCAGGTTGGGTTCGGCCAATACGGTCGCCATGCCCTGCTGGTTCATGGCGGTTAACAATCCACTCAGTCTGGAGCGGCCGAAGTTCAGGAAGCCAGAATCTGTTGGGTTAGAAAATCGTCCGGTTGTAGCGTTGAACAGATTCAGACGCGAACCGCTGCCCGCACTCATATTCCCGCTGCCGGTGCTCAGCGATGCCGCCCAGTTGAAGCCCAGTTCGCTGGTCAACTTGCGGGACACTTCCACCACACGCACCTGAATATTGATTTGCGAAGGCGTTTTAATTTTCAGTTGGTTGATCACCTTGCCGGAGGATTCGCTGGAGCCCGGCAATTTTTCGCCACCGCCTCCACCACCGCCCTGCCCGCCCGAGGACGCGCTGATGTAAGCCTGTATGCTGTCGATGACGCGCTTGGCATCCTGCGGGGTATCTACGCTGCCGCGCACAATGACACCGCTGGGAATCGATGCTTCCAGTTGGATATCCGCACCGGGGAATTCACGCTTCATGCGTTCACCCAGCGCTTTCAAATCATGCTCGGACACCAGACGAATGGCATTGATGACATTGCCATTTTCATCCATCGCATAGAGCGTGGTGACACCGACACTTTTGGCGTAAACGAACAGGTTACCCGGCGAAGGCAGTTCAAAACTGGCGATATTCGGATCGGCCACCAGCACGCTATCCGGTGTATCAGCAAGTTGGAGTAACCGTCCCTGATTGACCGTTAGGTGAACTTCATCAGTGATAGGCGCTGTAGATACCCCAGCAGCTAGTGTGGTCGCAGGCAACATCATCGTCGTTAGCGTGACAGGCAATACCGCATTAAACAGGCAAGCAGCCAGCAATCGTTTGCACGTACCCCGAAAGTCCGATTTCAAAAACAGCGAAAACATCGTCATTTACTTAATTTCCGTAATGGGCTTCATTGTTCTATGAGCAGCTCGCGGCACCTCGCAGGCTGTCAGATTGCGTATTCGTTCTATCGGGAGGGGAACGTCACCACGTCTTTTTGCTCACCGCGATAGACCTTCACTTTGTGTCCGCCGGATCCTGCTGATAGCGCCCCGTAGATATCGGTTGCTAGTGGAACCGTAGTCACGCTCTGTCGTTCCTTCAGCGGATCGACAACATCATCCTGCGTGGCACTGCGCAGCGATAAATGCAGAATTCCCAGTTCTTTAGCGACGGTCAGTGCCTCAGCCTGCTGCGGCGTGACTTCCAACGTGACGGTTTGATAGGTAGCAGGACGAGAACGCACGGCTGACTCACGACTCTTGGCTGCGGCATCAAGCGCCGCGCCATCTTCCATCGCATCCAAACGTGGATATACCGGCGTACCGACCTTATCATTCAGTGCCAGCACTCTCAGATCACGAACAATGGTCTGCGAAGCCAAAAGTGGCATCACAACTGGCTGGTTACGGCTAACGGGTAACTCTGACTGATCGTCTCGTCTCATGCTGAGGATCACATCAACACGATCGCCTGCTGAGACTAGCCCAGCATTGCTCGCAATCGCGCTGGTAGGAACGGAGATAGCCCGCATCCCTTTATGCAGCACGGCGGCAACAAAGCCAGGTTCATTGGGCTTCACAACAACATTACTGCTAAGCTGTGTCCCCTCCTTTACCGTTTCACGCAGAGTTGCGCCAAATAGCAGAAACTGGCTATCCCGGCCGCGAACGAAGTTAAACGAACGGGAAACTGATTCATCCGTGGTTTGCCAGCGTACTGAGCTAGAATCAATGAAATCACCGGGATGCAGATCTTTTGCTGCCACCAAGACAGCGATTTTTTCCGGCGCTTTAGCCACTACCGGAGGCGGCGCAGGGGGTTCAGAAGAGAGATGGCTACGCACCACCAGCGCAACAATGCCTGCCAGCACGAGCGCGCCTGACAGTACGTATGTAGAGTTCACTTTCATTTCAACTTGCCTACCCTAGCGTGTGTGTCTTAAAGCTGCGACAGAATTAAAACAAGGGAAAAATCAGGACATACATCGCGCCGAACGCAATGGCGACGCCGTAAGGTATGCCTTGAGAAAGGTCGGCGGGCAACGCGGGTGGCATAGGCAACCGACTCTTGAATATCCGGTTGGTGGTTTGAATGCCCATCGCCACAGCTGTGGGTACGGTATTCAGCAGCGGCAGGCTAAGCGCCAACACACCGCCAGCCAGCGCCGTCACCATGACGAAAACGATCTGGTGCCCTTGCCCAACCCACAGGCACAGCACACTCATCAGCTTGACATCCCCGGCACCTAGTCTGCCGGTGAGGAAAAGCAAAAAACCCACAACCAATACCGCCGCCGCACCTGGCAGCGCCCAAAGCGTTTTCCGTAATGCCAACATATCTAACGCACCGGATTGCAGGACATGTGAAGCGCTGAAGAACAGCCAGCCCAGCAATAAAATCAGTACCGCCCGATTGGTAATTTTGCGTACTAACAGGTCGGTACTGATGCACCACAGCAGGCAGCCCATCAGCAATGCCGTCTGCGGCCAGTGCGTGTAATCCGCCATCTCGCGTTTATTTCGCTGCGCCGGATGTACCGCCGCTGGTGCCCGTACCGGTAATTTGATCGGCGATTTGGCTGAATTTCTCATTCAACGCTTTCACGAAGATACCGTCACCGCCGAAAATAGCGCCAATTGCCGCCGCCATTGCCGCTGCAAGAATGCCGTATTCGATTGCCGTTACACCGCTTTCGTCACGCAGGAAAGAACGTAATTTTGCTTTCATGTTTTTCATGGGAAGAGCCTCTAATTCGCAGCCAAAGAAATCATGGCCTACTCGGGAATTCGGGGGCGCCATGATGATAATAAGATTAATAATGAGACTTATTATCAAGCGTCGCAAGCAGCAGAACATTAATATTCGTTAATCTTTACATACAAAAAATTATCAATATAAATCAATAATTAACACGAATTCCGTTACAGAGAAAATTAATAGATATTCATATTTTTTGAAGGGATATTCATAAGAAATCAAGAGTGGCGTGTCGTGGCAAGCTGGGGGAAAATCGCTCGCCACATGTCTGTTCATCGTAAGAAAAAGCGCATTAACAGCGATTAAGGCATAGGTAGACGTTCAGGCCCGGCTCAGAGGAGTCCAGATAGAGCTTGCCGCCGTGCAGGTCGGTAATCGCCTGTACCAAAGACAGCCCCAACCCATAACCAGACTGAAACCAGGTATCCAGCCGCTGAAAACGCTGTAGCGCTTTGGTATGAAGTGCGGGCGGAATCCCCGGGCCACGGTCAGCGACGCTCAGGGCGATCCAGCCGCGATACAGCGTCACGCTCAAGGTGATGTATTTCCCCTGTGCCGCGTATTTCAGCGCGTTCTCCACCAGATTGGCCAACGCCTGAAACAGCAGCGCACGATCGCCAAAGAGTTGGATTCCGGCTTTGATTTCAATTTTCAGCCGACAGCCGCGCTCTTCCGCCAGCGGCTGATAATATTCGGCAATTTCTTCCAGCAGTTGGCGCGCTTCAATGTTCTCAAACTGGTGCACACAGCGCCCGCTTTCGATTTCACCGATGCGCATCACGGTACGGAACAGACCGAGGATTTTGTGCACCTCGTCCACCGCCAGATTCAATTCATCACGCACGTCGTTATCCAGCCCTGCACGTTCCGTCAGGTTGAAAAGACGATTTTGCAAATGCGTCAACGGTGTACGCAGTTCATGCGCGACATGGCTTGATGTGTTGCGCACCTGCTCCATCAGGCGTTCAATCCGCTCCAGATTCTGGTTAATGTCGGCGCTCAGGCTGTCAAAATCATCGTCATAAGGCGACAGCGGCATGCGCACCTGCTGCTCGCCGCTGCTGTAGCGATGCAGCGCCGCACGGATTTTCTCCACGCTGCGCAAACTGCGTAAACTGAAATGGCGGCTGACAAACAGGCAGAAGAGCAGCACGATAAACAGTCCCGCTCCCGCCACAAGCGGGATCGTCCTCACCCGTTCCAACATGGGTCGGATGTTGTAGGCGGTAAACAGCACACCTCCATCATCCAGCATGACGGACAAACCGATCAGATTGGGGTCGTCTGGGCTGGAAATTTCGGCCTTAAGACAGCTGACATCCATCCGGCAATCAGTACGCTGCCGCATTTCCAGACGATGCGTATTGAAAGAATCGCTACTTAAAGGATGCGTTCTTAGAGGGTGATTGTGATACAGAATATCGCCTTGTTTATCCATCACCAGAAACAGCGGTAATTCATCCCCTTTCGCTCGATTATCCTGACGTAATTGCGTAATCAGACTGTCAGCACTCGTTAAACGCGACTGCATTGAGTAATCATAAATATTACCCAGAATAACTTCACGGACATGCGTTCTAATCAACGTTTCGCTGAGTGAACTGAAGCCGACAATACACATCAGCATCATCAATAAGAACAGAAAAACAATGGTTATTGCCTGACGAAAATTAGAGGTACATAAAAAGTCGGGATATTGGCTTGCCCCGAGTAATTGCCAGTGTTTTATTTTTACCTGCCAGCGCTGCCCCAGCTTCTTTATTTTTATTTTATTCAGCGTGGCTGCCAACATCAGTTTTGTCCTTATCTACCGCGCCTAATGCGTAGCCCATCGCCCTCAACGTTTTAATTAATGGACGCGGGAAGCCTTTATCAATTTTCGCCCGCAGCTTTGACATATGAACGTCGATCAGATTGGTTTGTGGATCAAAATTGTAACCCCATACGCGCTCTAACAGCATGGTGCGCGTAATGGCCTGCCCCGGATTTTCCATCAATATAATCAGTAACTTGATTTCTTTATCGGTCAAATCGATACGCTTGCCGCCGCGCCATGCAACACGCTGCATACGGTCAAGCTGCAGGTCTTCAAAAGTCAGCATAGAAGGATTATCCACGTGGCGTTTACCGCGCCGCGCCATAATATCCAGACGTAATCTAAGCTCATTAAAATTAAAAGGCTTGCCGAGATAATCTTCTGCGCCAAGCTCTAAGCCCATCACCCGATCGACATCACGATCCAGTGCGGAAAGCAGCATAATAGGGGGATGACGCGAGCCTTGTAATTCACGTAATACCGTAAATCCGTCCATGATGGGTAACATTCTGTCTAACAGAACGACATCATAAACTTCATCCTTGATCGCTTTTAATGCGTGTGCGCCATCATGCACCATTCGGCAAGAATGGCCGTGGGAATGTAATTTAGACCCCAGCCAATGGCACAGCACAGAATCATCATCAACCACTAATACACGCATAATTTTCCCCTATAAACGTGGCTTATTACCTAATTAATTCAGGGTTAATGTCCGTTTATTTTTATCTGGTCCTTCAAACAGCCATTCACCCCACACGATGTTGATACCGTGCGGGCCGTTTTGTGCTTCTGGTTTTTTTACTTTTCTGCTTTTTACTGCTCTACTTTTCACCTATGAGAAAAGTCCTACGGATAATAACAATCATTATCATTTAGTGACAAGCAGTTTACAATCGCCTGACGTCGTTCTTAGACTGGACGCATAAAAAACATCCCCATCGCTTACGCCATGGGGATGTTAAGAAAGGAAAGAGAAGAGAAATAAATCAACGTGGTAGCGAGGATCACCTCACCGCGTTTTACTCATTTTCGATCAGAAGCGCTTCCATCAGATCGAGATCGCGCAGCATTTTTTGCAACGTCTCATTGCTGATCTGCTGCGTAGCACGCAGGTGATACAGCTCGGCACGTTCGGAGTTCAGCGCGGTCAAACGGAAACGCCGCTCCAGATTCTCGATCAGCAGGCCGTTTTCAGGATCGTCTTTATCGATTAGCCTTCGGCGTAAGTTACCGATGACGCGCGCACTGACTTCTTTCAGCACCTGCTCATCAATGTTTTCCTCCCGATCGGCCGCCAGACGCTCCTCCATTTTGTGCATACTTTTTATCGCCACTTCAGCCACCGCCATACGTGCCATGCGGATTTCTTTGGCGTGTGCGGCTTTATCCGCCACCACCACGCCGCGCAGTAGAAATGGCAAGGCCAGCACGCCGCACAGCAGAGAAAACAGAATGACACCCGTGGCGATAAACACTAACTGATAGCGTGACGGGAACGCGGTGCCATCAGTCAGCAGCAGCGGAATAGACAGCACACCCGCCAGCGTAATAGCCCCTCGCACACCGGCAAAGGACGCGATCCACAGCTCGCGCGTAGAAAACTCGGCGAAGATCATCGGGCGCTTTTTCTGGATGTGCATGCTGTATCTTTTCATCACCCACAGCCAGCAGAAACGCAGCAGCAGCAGAGCACCGTAGATGATCGCGATATCGGTAAACAACATCCAGGTTTCAACCGTTGGGTCCAATTCCGCCTGCGTCACCGAGGTTTCCAGAATGTCAGGCAATTGCAGACCCAGCATGATGAATACCATGCCGTTAAACACGAATTCCAGCATCGACCACACGCCGTTTGCACGCAGCCGCATCGCCAGTGGTGCGCTACGGATGACGCCCGATTGACCGATCGTCATCCCCGCCGCCACCGCAGCCAGAATACCCGACACACCAATGTGTTCCGCAATCAGATACGACGCGAAAGGCAGCAGCAGCAGCAGCACGATCTGCGTCGCAGCATCGTCACCACTCCAGCGGCTGATAATGCGCAGCGATTTACCGAATATCCAGGTCACGCCGACGCCCGCCAGCAGCCCGCCCAGCGCCACCTGCATGAACTCCAGTGTGGCACCGGAAACCGTAAACACCATCGTACCCATCGCAATCGCGACGGCAAATTTTAGCGACACCAGACCGGACGCATCGTTCATCAACGCTTCGCCCTGCAAAATGCCCATCAGTTTTTTCGGAATACGATCTTCACCCACGATGCCAGACAGTGCGACGGCATCCGTTGGCGACAGCACAGCAGCCAGCGCGAAGGCCGCAATCAGCGGCATGCCCGGCACCATCCAGTAGATGAAATAGCCGATGCCCACCACGGTAATCAGTACCAGAACCAGCGCCAAACCAATAATTTCCCTACCGTGTCTCAGAAACTCACGCGTAGGCGTTTTCCAGCCATCGGCAAACAGCAGAGGCGGAATGAAAAGCACCATAAACAGCTCGGGATTGAAATCAACGTGCAAACCGAACTGAGGCCAGGCCAGGATGGCACCCAGCGCGATTTGCATTAAAGGCAGGGGAATTTGAAAAGGTAAAATGCGGGTAACCACCCCGGACAGGGATACAACCAGGGTCAAAACAAGAATCGTAAAAAATATTTCCATGCTTTCCTTAGACGTACTCCTAAATCAAAAAATTCTGCCTGTTAGCGAGCAAACACCCCTTCCATATTTAACGCATTTAGTCCGGTATGAAAATGGATTTTTGGCCGAAATTTAGATTAATAACAAGATTGATTATCACACAAGTGACATCAACCCAAAGCCAATAAAAGGGCACATAAAATCGCGTTTGGCGCGAGAAATAATAGAGAAGGAAAAGAGGAAGGAAAGACGAGGAATAACAGACCTTCTGGGCGGAGCCAGAAGGTCTGTTAGAAGGGATTACAGCGCCCAGCCGCCAGCGTAGAACACCACCAGCGCGACAGCGATAATGACGGTACCAATGTTCAGTTTACGCCATTCGCCAGCGCAGATGCGGCCTAATACCAGCGCGCCAAAGCCCAGCATAATACCGGTCACAATGTTACAGGTCAGTACGATGAATACGGCACATACCAGACCGGACATCGCGTCCACAAAGTCATCAAAATTCAGTTTGGAAACGTTGCCCAACATCAGCAGGCCGACATACATCAGCGCGGGTGCTGTGGCATAGCCAGGTACCAGATACGCTAACGGAGAGACAAACAGCAGCAACAGGAACAGCACACCCACTACGGTTGCCGTTAGGCCAGTTTTGCCCCCCGCCGCCGTACCCGCTGCGGATTCGATGTAGACCGCTGCCGGTGACGTTCCGACCAGACTGGAGAAAATGCTACTCACGGAGTCTGCGGTCAGCGCCTTACCACCGTTGATGATTTGTCCGTCTTTATCCAACAGATTCGCCTGTCCGGCTACGGCACGGATCGTACCGGTAGCATCGAACACCGCTGTCATCACCAGCGCCAGTACGCTCGGCAGAACCATCGGCTGCAATGCACCCATGATATCCAGACTGAAGATCAGCGACGAACCGTCAGCCGCCGTCAGGCTCGGCAACGCAAAGAAGCCAGAGAATTTTACATTCGGGTCAAAAATCAGCCCCAGAATAGAGATCGCGATGATAACCAGCAGAATACCGCCCGGTACGCGACGTTTCTCTAAACCGATGGTCGCCGCCAGTCCCAGCAGGGACATAACGACAGGGAAAGAAGTGAAATTGCCCAGTGCGACCGGCAGGCCATCAATCGGGTTTTTTACCACCAAACCCACACCGTTAGCGGCAATAATCAGCAGAAACAGGCCAATACCAATCCCCGTTCCGTGTGCAACGCCCATCGGCAGGTTACGCAAAATCCAAGAACGGATGCCGGTGACGGAAATGATGGTAAACAGAACGCCCATCAGGAAGATCGCACCCAATGCCACAGGAATGCTGATTTGCTGCCCCAGCACCAGACTGAATGCGGTAAACGCCGTCAGTGAAATCGCACAACCAATCGCCATTGGCAGATTAGCCCACAACCCCATCAACAGCGATCCCAGACCGGCAACCAGACAGGTTGCAACAAATACGGCCGCAGGCGGGAAGCCGGCCTTGCCCAGCATACTCGGTACCACAATCACCGAGTAAACCATCGCCAGAAACGTCGTCAGGCCAGCTAACACTTCCTGACGCACATTACTGCCGCGCTGTGTAATTTTGAAAAAAGCATCAAGCGTGCCCTGCGAGCCTGCCTGACGGGTGGTGTTTGACATGGTGGTATCCCCTGAAATGCCATTATTATTTAAGATCAATTTGACCGGTTCCCGCGGCCTTGCTCCGCGAATGCACCCACATCACTGGCGCATCATGAACCGTATGGCTCCGCACGCAAACGATTAACTCGCTGAATGCAAAACCGGAAAACGTTGTTGTATCAAAACATTACCGTATAAAGACATTGCTGTATCAAAACAGGCGGTACTAAAACGAGCTGGATAAAACGGCGTCTGGCAATGTGAAGCGCACGATTATCCCGCTTCACCCACGCGTATTTCAACTGCTAATCGAGACAATTTACCTATCTCACTTAATCTGTCCGATAAGGACGCCTTCAGCCAGTACACCTAACGTTCAATCGGGCAACTCGCTGAAAACGCGTCAGTATGAAGAAAAAGCAGAAACGGTTTTTAGACGAAAATCAAAACAGCGGTTTACTCCTCACAAACTGATCGTTCATTTTTTTGTGATTCTCATCACAAAAAAGTTGACCACCCGTATCAGTGCGAGTATTCTTAAAAACGTGAACAGCATCACAGAAAAACAATCAACTAACAATGAGGAAATGACCATGAAACTGCTGAACAAAATCATCGCTATGTTTGAAAACATCAACATCAACTTTGGTACTTTCAACCAATAATTATTTAAGAATCGTGGGGATAAAAAAGATGCGCGTTGTCCGCAAAATCAATCAAATATTAAAAGCGTTGGGCAAAACCTATCGCGGTGTTAACCCCCACGCTATCTTCCGTTAATCGTACTCAGTACGTTAACCACCATAAAATGGCTGCCATCCGGCGGCCATTTTTGTTTTACACGATATGTAACGAATTCTGCATCACCAATACAGCGATGGCGCAGAAGCGCCATCAGATATCACACGTGCTGATGCCATCAGGCGTAGAGCGACACTTCCCCAGCCGGGCGCGTTTTAAAACGACGGTGCAGCCAGAGATACTGCTCAGGCGCACGCATGATTTCTTTCTCAATCACCTTATTCATATAACACGCCGCAGCCTGTTCATCATGATAAGGGTAATCCTGTAATTCGGGCTGAATCACCAGCTGGTAGCCAGAGGCATCAGGCTTACGAATCAGCACCGTCGTCATCATCGCCGGTTTTGCCAGACGACTGATCGTGTACGTACCGCTGGTTGTCGCCGCATTTTTCACTGCAAAGAACGGGGCAAACACGCTGCCTTTAGGGCCGTAATCCTGATCGGGCGCGAACCAAACGGCTTCTCCGCGTTTCAGTGCTTGCACCATGCCACGTAGATCTTTACGGTCAATCATCGCCTTGTTCGAACGAGAACGTCCCCAGGTTTGCACCATTTCCATCGCTTTATTATTGTGCGGACGGTACATCGCCATCATCGGCCGACATAGCCCCATCGCCCTGCCGCCCAGTTCCAGCGACATAAAGTGAATACCAATCACCATCACGCCCTGGCCTTTTGCTGTAGCCTGATGTAAATGCTCCAGTCCCGAAACATCAAACCAGTGACGCACGCGACGATCGGACCAGAACCAGGCCATGCCCGTTTCGACCAATGCCATTCCAAGCGACGCAAAGTTGCTGTCGATCATCGCTTCCTTTTCGTCGTCGGAGATCGTAGGGAAGCATAATTCAAGGTTACGTCTGGCAATCGACACACGACGTTTAAGAAAAACGCGGGACAGGCGACCCGCATTGCTCCCGATTTTCATCAGCAGCGGGTAAGGAAGTTGAACTAATAAAAACAGCACGCCAAGGCCGAACCAAGTCGTCCAATAGCGTGGGTGGAGTAATGCCCTGGTAAAAGTTTGCTTAATTTTCATGATACTCGTCTTTAAGTGATTAACAGCGTACCGCATAAAGAGTCGTACTCATCGCGCTACATCTATCATGACACTTATTTATAGGAATCGTTTCAGCTGTGTGGAAAACTAGTTCTGACCGTTATCACGCATGAGGTTAAAAAGCAGGATGAACATGCTGATAACACAGAGGGGATGTTGAGCAACCGATGAACGGTTGACGGCAGAAGAATCATACCCGATTCATTCTTAATAAAGGAGTGGTCGGATAAGAAATATTCGCAATATCGCGTAGTCTAACGTTAACATCTTGGCATATATCAAAAAAGCGATTCGCTCCCTGACGTTCAGACAGCGTCGATGACAAATAATAAGATAATCAAGGATTTGATGGAAAATGACGATTTCTCTCCCTTCCCGCCTCCCTATACTAGCCGCTCTCATCGCGAGTACCCCGGCCCTGGCGTTTGCCACAACATCCACCGATAGTTCTTTCTCTCATAAAGACTGGGAAGTGGTCTGTGATAACACGCTGACGTGCCGAGCAGCCGGCTACTCATCCGAAGAGCAGTACGCGGGGGAAGAGCAAGATGTTCCTGGAATTTCACTGCTTCTCACACGTCATGCAGGGCAAAATACGCCAATAACGGCAGACGTCATGCTCGCTGAGGTATACCAAGCGATTCCTAAAGGCACCACACTCACGCTAACCATTGATG is drawn from Pectobacterium aroidearum and contains these coding sequences:
- a CDS encoding NCS2 family permease; translated protein: MSNTTRQAGSQGTLDAFFKITQRGSNVRQEVLAGLTTFLAMVYSVIVVPSMLGKAGFPPAAVFVATCLVAGLGSLLMGLWANLPMAIGCAISLTAFTAFSLVLGQQISIPVALGAIFLMGVLFTIISVTGIRSWILRNLPMGVAHGTGIGIGLFLLIIAANGVGLVVKNPIDGLPVALGNFTSFPVVMSLLGLAATIGLEKRRVPGGILLVIIAISILGLIFDPNVKFSGFFALPSLTAADGSSLIFSLDIMGALQPMVLPSVLALVMTAVFDATGTIRAVAGQANLLDKDGQIINGGKALTADSVSSIFSSLVGTSPAAVYIESAAGTAAGGKTGLTATVVGVLFLLLLFVSPLAYLVPGYATAPALMYVGLLMLGNVSKLNFDDFVDAMSGLVCAVFIVLTCNIVTGIMLGFGALVLGRICAGEWRKLNIGTVIIAVALVVFYAGGWAL
- the lpxP gene encoding kdo(2)-lipid IV(A) palmitoleoyltransferase; protein product: MKIKQTFTRALLHPRYWTTWFGLGVLFLLVQLPYPLLMKIGSNAGRLSRVFLKRRVSIARRNLELCFPTISDDEKEAMIDSNFASLGMALVETGMAWFWSDRRVRHWFDVSGLEHLHQATAKGQGVMVIGIHFMSLELGGRAMGLCRPMMAMYRPHNNKAMEMVQTWGRSRSNKAMIDRKDLRGMVQALKRGEAVWFAPDQDYGPKGSVFAPFFAVKNAATTSGTYTISRLAKPAMMTTVLIRKPDASGYQLVIQPELQDYPYHDEQAAACYMNKVIEKEIMRAPEQYLWLHRRFKTRPAGEVSLYA